A stretch of DNA from Lycium ferocissimum isolate CSIRO_LF1 chromosome 4, AGI_CSIRO_Lferr_CH_V1, whole genome shotgun sequence:
AGGTATGAAACTCGCGAAGTGTATGAAACTCGCGAAGTGATAATTCAGGtatgtttttgaccattaactctaGATTTAATGTGCATGGGTGGACTTTTTTAGGTTGAATGTTCATTTACATAGTTGTATGCTTAAACATTATTTACTCTGATGATCTGTTTTGTAGTACAAGGTTTGCTCGTGGCTTGCTATAATATTCAGTGCTCAATCCCTTGCTAACATGAGGAATATGGAAAATGATCTTAAGCAGATCTCAATGGCCATGATGTAAGTTCAGCTGTTTGATTAACTGTATTAAGAGCTATACGTGTTGTTGGTGTATGTTAGATGTATTTTTACAGGTATTGTTCCGAGCTTGTTCTCCTAGTTTGTGAAATGGTATACAAATGCCTAAATTTCGATTctgctgttttgaaagttacgGTCTTTGGATTGAACCTGTCCCTGATTATGAAATAAACAAATATTGGTTGGCTGATAATGATATGTATTGAAAGGTATAAAGGGAAAAAACATCTAAGAGAACTCACCGGAAGTACTATTAGTGTCCAAGTTTCTTTAGAATAATATGAACTTGCTTCAATAACAGTTAATACTTGCTCTTATTATTGCACTGAAATTAGAGCTTGCTAAATGCAATTTTTCAGTGTAGTTGTTTGCTGCTCCTGCATTTATATTTACAAGGAGGTATTGAACCTGGAagtaattttaatttcaaaatgtCATGAAGTGGTCATCATGTCTGTAGTTTGTTTTGAATGGTTGGTGGAGTTTTTCCTGGATTGGGATTATGTTTTGCCTTCCGTGTAATTGCGCTCTGCCGTGCATTCAGGGCATCAATTTGAAGCAAATTTAGCTAAAATTTACAAATTGCTAGTTGGGGATGGTTATTTATTTGTCTATGGATTTTAACCTTAAGTTGTTGAACTCTGGAATGCATTTTATTCTATGATATTGCCCCAAAACACAATTATTTGGCATCCATTGAAGAGGAAGAACTTTTTAATTGCAACATTTCATTTGATCTTCATAAAAAATTGGCATGTAATGTGGCTGGCttatacacataaaaaaaatagaatatttcATTTGGTACGTGGTTTATATGGAATGAGATGGAAAGACAGTAACGAGGAATCATTTTCCTTCATTAACAAAAAGGAGGAATTTGCTTTTCAAgaatatcaaagaaaaaaaaataaaagaaaagtaaaattaGGAACCCTAAGTACCTATTGAATGAGCTAAGATGAGTTGAGCTGCCACTGTGCTCCTTATAGTTCCACTCTGCTCCAAAATTACTAAAGCCCAACTAGTCAACAAATTTTGGGAGGAGGAAAATGTATCATCTCAGAAAAGTGAAGTAACAAGACAATGTTCACGCGTGTGGGTGATTGCAACTCTTATAGGACTTAATTGGTAATGAGGTACTTCCTGGAGTGTTGTCCCTTTTACCTTTTTGCGGTCCAAATGAACAGAAATTGCAGGAAGGTAATTGTGCCCCCTTTTACCTTTTTGCAGTCCAAATGAACAGAAATTGCAGGAAGTTAATTGTGCCTTACTCGTTTCCCTTCTCCTGCAGCCAAATAGTACCTATGAGCCTTTGTATGCCCATGTGTTATTTTAACGTCTCAAAAACAATTTAGTAGTAAGGCATTGTCTTCACTCCCCTTGCCACCTGCCTCTGCTTCCATGTCCAGATTCCAGAATGGTTGTTCCCAATGTATAGTAGCCTAGTTTATACTATATGTTTGTTATGAGCAAGGTAGTGAAGTAGATTGGATTCTCAATTATCAGTAAGTTAGTGTTATAGATCTGGCAACTAAACAACAAGATATTATCAACTATCAATCTTGGAGTTGCAAATGATAAAAGAAGCCTTGTCAAATAATAATTTGTTTGACTATCTGAACAGTTATTAGATCAAAGGTAACAATTatttcgtaaaaaaaaaaaaaaaagagttattaGATCAAACGAATTGGAAAGAGAGTATACATGAAGCCAAGAGAACCCAGAGCAAACTGATTGTTCTGCTATTAGTTATCACAGTTTCATTCCTATGCTTGATTGCATGTCTAATCAGAACTTGTTATTTTTGTTGACTCAGGTTTGGTATTATGGGTCTAATGACAAACTACTTGGGTGTTGGTCCCCGGGGAAGCAAGAAAACTTGATGGAATTGTTTAAGGCACAAGCTCATTTATAAGGACATTGATGTCGAACGTGCGCATGTCTTCCGGAAACTTTTGGattgttttgatgattttgtaATTTTGAGCTCTTTTTATAGGGCTATTCTGTTCTAACTTCTAATTGCTCTTGGCaaaaactaaacaaaattaTTACTTTCGTGATATAACATTATGTTAGCATATGCCAAGGGTAAAAAAGTTCCGTTAGGCAAGACCAATATTTGTTTCCTATTTCTCTATCCGTCTAACTTCCGCTGTAATATTAATGTAGGAAGGACTAAAAGATTGGCTCCTCTCCATTATTCTACCTCCATTTCAGACagctcgtttggttggaaacaactcatggaaacaacttatcccgggattagttattccaccctcaa
This window harbors:
- the LOC132052369 gene encoding protein Asterix, which translates into the protein MSSQTNDPRQPSTAKPYKQPPVAPQDLPIDYSGFIAVIFGVFGAMFRYKVCSWLAIIFSAQSLANMRNMENDLKQISMAMMFGIMGLMTNYLGVGPRGSKKT